A genomic segment from Legionella micdadei encodes:
- a CDS encoding aminoglycoside phosphotransferase family protein, whose protein sequence is MFSHNILSVYGEKGKKWLSSLPKQTQELAALWQLHDLKPLTNLSYHYVLSGLQREKPIILKMGLDESALSREANALHLFSQYAMVELLAEKEGALLLQRAIPGFSLKSYWPRQEEESITIACQLMSKLAQAPLPEKKTIPHIRDWLSILDKNWKIPNHYLQKSREYRDYLLKTSEKDQLLHGDLHQDNILKNGDDWLAIDPKGVIGELAYEAGAFIRNPMPELLESKAVWRIIDKRMIGVASLLNLNLSRIVQWCFVQAVLAWCWSLEDNLDDSYFRELTEIFDKLCSTGLVK, encoded by the coding sequence ATGTTTAGTCACAATATTTTAAGTGTATATGGTGAAAAAGGGAAAAAATGGCTTAGCAGTCTTCCTAAGCAGACTCAAGAGCTGGCCGCACTGTGGCAATTACATGATCTTAAGCCTTTGACTAATCTCTCTTATCATTATGTGCTCTCTGGTTTACAGCGAGAAAAACCGATTATTTTAAAAATGGGTTTAGATGAGAGTGCATTGTCTAGGGAGGCAAACGCATTACACCTTTTTAGCCAGTATGCTATGGTTGAGCTTTTGGCAGAAAAAGAAGGCGCTTTACTGCTTCAGCGTGCTATCCCCGGGTTTTCTTTAAAAAGTTATTGGCCGCGGCAAGAGGAGGAGTCGATCACGATCGCTTGCCAGTTGATGAGCAAATTGGCTCAAGCCCCGCTGCCCGAAAAGAAGACGATTCCTCATATTAGAGACTGGCTTTCAATACTCGATAAAAACTGGAAAATCCCTAACCATTATCTCCAAAAAAGCAGAGAATACAGAGATTATCTTCTTAAAACGAGCGAAAAAGACCAGTTGCTACACGGTGATCTTCATCAGGATAACATTTTGAAAAATGGCGACGATTGGTTGGCAATTGATCCAAAAGGCGTAATAGGTGAACTGGCTTATGAGGCCGGAGCTTTTATCCGAAATCCTATGCCAGAATTGCTTGAATCAAAGGCAGTATGGCGTATCATAGACAAACGAATGATCGGTGTTGCTTCCCTGCTTAACTTAAATTTAAGCCGCATTGTCCAATGGTGTTTTGTACAAGCCGTTCTGGCTTGGTGCTGGAGCCTTGAAGACAATTTAGATGACAGTTATTTTAGGGAGCTAACAGAAATTTTTGATAAATTGTGTTCCACTGGCTTAGTTAAGTGA